Part of the Carnobacterium pleistocenium FTR1 genome is shown below.
ATTGTTTCAGCAGGAAGCAATGCTGAAAAATTAAGCGAATACCGCTCTGATTCTGTTATCATTGAAGAATTTATTCCACAAAAAGCTCTAATGCCTTATATGAATAATGTTATTTTCCACGGAGGTTGCAATACCTTTACAGAGGCACTGTATTATGGCAAACCAATGATTATTTTACCCTTTTCAAGCGATCAATTTAATATTGCCTATGATTGTGAAAAAAGACAGTTAGCTGAAATACTTGATCCGAACACGTTCACAGAAGAAGAATTACTGGAAGCTCTTTTAAAAATAAACAATCAAGATAATAAAGAAATAGCGTACTGGAGCAAAATTTCTCAAGATAGAGGACCAGATTTTGCAGTTAAACAATTAATAAAAAACATTTAAATGGATAAAATGTTGGAGTGATCTGACAAAACTAAGCGGTAAGCGTGCGCTATGATTATAAATTAGGAGCTGATTAGAATGAATTTTCTTTCTTCGATGAAAAGAAATGAACCCGTTAATAGAAGCAAGTTTGATGTAGATGGTATTCCCCCCTTGAGAGAAGCTGTTCCACTAGGGTTGCAACACATTTTCGCCATGTTTTTAGGCAATATAGCTGTTCCGATAATTGTAGCAAAAGTAGTTGGGATTTCTGGTAATGACTTAACCGTGCTAGTCCAAAGTGCAATGGTTATGGCTGGAGTAGCAACGTTAATACAGTGTTATCCCATCTGGAGAGTGGGAGCTAAACTTCCTGTTGTAATGGGAACCAGTTTTGGTTTCTTACCAACGAATATTTCAATCGCTAGTGGATACGGAATCTCTGGTTTATTAGGAGCTACATTCGTCGGAGGGCTCTTTTGTGCTGGATTAGGATTTATTTTAAAACCCTTGAGACGTTTTTTTCCAAAAGTGGTTACGGGAACAGTCGTGTTGACGATTGGTTTATCCTTACTTCCAACTGGTATTCAGGCTATGGCTGGTGGAAATGGGTCTGAAACATTTGGTTCAATGAAAAATTGGTCAGTATCTTTGTTTGTTATGTTTGTAGTTTTACTTTTAAATCAATTTGGTAAAGGTATGGCTAAAACATCATCAATTTTAATTGCTATCGTGATAGGTTATATCGTGGCAGTTGCTCTTAACATGGTAGAGTTTGGCCCTATTAGAGAAGCTTCGTGGTTTTCATTGCCTCAACCTTTTTATTTCCCGTTGACGTTTCACTGGGGAGCAATCGCACCTATGTTAATTATGTTTGTCGTTACAGCAGTAGAAACAGTTGGAGATGTTACCGCAATAACGATGGGTGGATCAGATAGAGAGCCAACAGATAAAGAACTATCTGGATCTATCATAGCGAACGGAGTGACTTCTACTTTAGCATCTATGTTTAATTCTTTACCGAACACCTCTTTCAGTCAAAATGTAGGGATGATTTCTTTTACTAAGATGATGAGTCGGTATATTGTAGCAGTTGGATCTGTCTTTTTAATAGCTGCTGGGTTGGTGCCTAAATTTGGGGCAATGATTTCTACTTTACCTCAAGCTGTTATCGGTGGGGCTTCCATTGTCATCTTTTCCCAAATTACACTAACAGGAATTAGTATACTAACTGCAGAGCCTTTAACGGATCGCTCAAAAGTGATTATTGGTCTTTCTTTAGTATTTGGATTAGGATTGACCCAAGTTCCTGAAGCTATGGCTGGTTTACCAGATTTGGTAGCAATTTTATTTGGAGAGTCAGCTATTGTGATAGCTTGTTTAGTGGCTTTGGTTTTGAATATTATTATGCCAGCTGAACCCGTAGCAAAGGCTGACATTTAAATACTTAACTAACTATTAAATACATTTTAAAAAATAAGTTAAGTACCTTAAAGAATAAGTACACTAACAAAAGAAACTTGCAAAACCTTCTTCTTTCTTTGTAACTAATAAATTGCTATACTTAAGTAAGCATATGAAAGAAAGTAGGAGATAAAATGGTCGAGAAATATGATTATATTGCTATCGGTGGCGGAAGTGGTGGAATAGCTTCTATCAATCGTGCAGGAAAGCACGGGGCTAAAGGCGCGTTAATAGAAAGCAATGTTATCGGTGGAACATGTGTCAATGTAGGCTGTGTACCTAAAAAAATCATGTGGCACGGTGCACAAATGATGGAAGAAATGAACT
Proteins encoded:
- a CDS encoding uracil-xanthine permease family protein; translation: MNFLSSMKRNEPVNRSKFDVDGIPPLREAVPLGLQHIFAMFLGNIAVPIIVAKVVGISGNDLTVLVQSAMVMAGVATLIQCYPIWRVGAKLPVVMGTSFGFLPTNISIASGYGISGLLGATFVGGLFCAGLGFILKPLRRFFPKVVTGTVVLTIGLSLLPTGIQAMAGGNGSETFGSMKNWSVSLFVMFVVLLLNQFGKGMAKTSSILIAIVIGYIVAVALNMVEFGPIREASWFSLPQPFYFPLTFHWGAIAPMLIMFVVTAVETVGDVTAITMGGSDREPTDKELSGSIIANGVTSTLASMFNSLPNTSFSQNVGMISFTKMMSRYIVAVGSVFLIAAGLVPKFGAMISTLPQAVIGGASIVIFSQITLTGISILTAEPLTDRSKVIIGLSLVFGLGLTQVPEAMAGLPDLVAILFGESAIVIACLVALVLNIIMPAEPVAKADI